The Synergistaceae bacterium DNA window GCGCTTAATGAAGCCTTCGAGGCCCTCCGCCCTCTTGTTTTAGAGCCCGCGGTGCTTTTTGTCATCGCTGTTACCTCCAGGAATCGGATTTTTTATACCGGAGAGAATGGTCCTCAGCAATCAATCCCCTTCCGGGCCAGCACTCCTTTTTGATAGGGGTGACGAATTTCCGACATCTCGGTCACGAGATCCGCCGCGTCCACCAGCTCCCGAGGCGGGTTTCTACCGGTGAAGACCAGCTCTGTGTGCCTGGGCCTGCCCTCGACCAACTCCAGCACGGGAGTCAGTTCAAGGAGGCCGAAGGAGAGAGCGACGTTCAGCTCGTCGAGGATGACCAGGTCGTACTCGCCGGATTTGACACCTTCCGTCGCCGCGGCAAGTCCCCTTTTCGCCTCCTCGTAATCCACGGGATCGATGGAATCGGGATATACGAAGTCGGGCCTCCCGGTCTGCACCAACGTCACTCCGGGCAACAGGGACAGGGATCGAACCTCGCTGTATGGCCAACCCTTCATGAACTGCACAATGAGCGTCTTTCCTCCCGCTCCGGCCATCCTGAGCGCCATGCCGAGGGCGCTGGTGGTCTTGCCCTTGCCGTCGCCCATATATACCTGCACGAAGCCTCTTTCAAGGACGGGCAAAAAAACTCCTCCTCTCGCTTGCATGTTTTCCCATCGTATGTATTACAATGCCCTCAGAACGGAGGTTTGTCAATGCTCTATAAAACGAGAATCGTGGTGTCGGGCATAGTGCAGGGCGTGGGCTTCCGACCCTTCTGCGCCAGGCTCGCCCGCTCCGAGGGGATCAGCGGCTTTGCGCTGAACACGTCTGCCGGGGTAGAGATGGAGCTCCACGGCGAGGGCGGAAGTTTGGACAGGTTCCTGTCGCGTATCTCTCTTGAGAATCCCCCTGCGTCCGCTGTTTACAAGGTCGAGGTGATCGACGAAAGGCACCCCTCTCCCCGGCCCCCGGCGGGCTTCGAGATACATGAAAGCCGCAGGGAGGCCCGTAACACCGCCATGATTCCGGCGGACCTCTCCACCTGTTCGGACTGCCTGTCGGAGATGAAAGACCCCTCGAACCGCAGGTATCGCTACCCGTTTATCAACTGCACCAACTGCGGCCCCCGCTACTCAATTATAAGCGAACTGCCCTACGACAGGCCAACGACGACCATGTCCGAATTCAAAATGTGCCCCGAGTGTCACGGGGAGTATTCGGACCCCTTGAACAGGCGTTTTCACGCGGAGCCGAACGCCTGCCCGGTCTGCGGGCCCTTGGTCTGGCTGGCCGACTCCCGCGGATCGGTACTTGAGCATGAGGACAGGGCCGTGAGGCTAGCCTCCTCACTGCTCGGAGAGGGGAAAATTCTCGCGGTCAAGGGGATAGGAGGCTTTCACCT harbors:
- a CDS encoding cob(I)yrinic acid a,c-diamide adenosyltransferase, which encodes MQARGGVFLPVLERGFVQVYMGDGKGKTTSALGMALRMAGAGGKTLIVQFMKGWPYSEVRSLSLLPGVTLVQTGRPDFVYPDSIDPVDYEEAKRGLAAATEGVKSGEYDLVILDELNVALSFGLLELTPVLELVEGRPRHTELVFTGRNPPRELVDAADLVTEMSEIRHPYQKGVLARKGIDC